From Micromonospora rifamycinica, a single genomic window includes:
- a CDS encoding carbamoyltransferase family protein — protein MYLLGVNSVYHESSAALLKDGVLLATAEEERFNRVKHGKQARSDNPHELPMQAIGYVLGHAGITLADVDMATCAADLDEMRRVHEQGLPSAWNDAGDRARFLANVPKIPEVLAEHGFRGDFRWVPHHTAHAASTFLASPYRDAAVLVVDALGDDAWSTRLYHGRDRSLESLLDVRYPASLGYLWETISVLLGFGVYDAAKVMGLAAYGDPAVFRAAFDRLAWPTPDGGFDMDADALRFAEIMYYPPSAYHDRLVELFGIPPRRPGDDIEPVHEHIAAALQAKTNEIMLHLADHLRRRTGSANLCLAGGVALNCVTNTLLLAESGFESVYVQPAANDAGLAVGSALYVWNGELDRPRTAPMTHAYWGPEFSDEEIRAELDRRELSYTVPDDIDATVARLVAEGRVVGYFQGRMELGPRALGCRSIVADPRDRAMREILNQKVKHREYFRPLAPSVLAEDVADWMEVPGDTLAADMMLVTYRAKEDKKPLMGAVLHVDDTCRLQAVSAATNPRYHRMISEFKKITGVPMVLNTSFNDQEPIICTPADAIATFEKTQIDYLAAGSFLVAKV, from the coding sequence GTGTACCTACTCGGTGTCAACAGCGTCTACCACGAGTCGTCCGCGGCGCTGCTGAAGGACGGCGTGCTGCTGGCCACCGCCGAGGAAGAGCGGTTCAACCGGGTCAAGCACGGCAAGCAGGCCCGCTCGGACAATCCGCACGAGCTGCCGATGCAGGCCATCGGCTACGTCCTCGGTCACGCCGGCATCACCCTGGCCGACGTCGACATGGCGACCTGCGCGGCCGACCTGGACGAGATGCGGCGGGTCCACGAGCAGGGGCTGCCCTCGGCGTGGAACGACGCCGGCGACCGCGCCCGGTTCCTGGCGAACGTGCCGAAGATCCCGGAGGTGCTGGCCGAGCACGGGTTCCGGGGCGACTTCCGCTGGGTGCCGCACCACACCGCGCACGCCGCCTCCACGTTCCTCGCCTCGCCGTACCGGGACGCGGCCGTCCTGGTGGTGGACGCGCTGGGCGACGACGCCTGGTCGACCCGGCTGTACCACGGGCGGGACCGGTCCCTGGAGTCGCTGCTCGACGTGCGGTACCCCGCCTCGCTGGGCTACCTGTGGGAGACCATCTCGGTGCTGCTCGGCTTCGGGGTGTACGACGCCGCGAAGGTGATGGGGCTGGCCGCGTACGGCGACCCCGCCGTGTTCCGGGCGGCCTTCGACCGGCTGGCCTGGCCGACGCCGGACGGCGGGTTCGACATGGACGCCGATGCGCTCCGCTTCGCCGAGATCATGTACTACCCGCCGAGCGCCTACCACGACCGGCTGGTCGAGCTGTTCGGGATCCCGCCGCGGCGGCCGGGCGACGACATCGAGCCGGTGCACGAGCACATCGCGGCGGCGCTCCAGGCCAAGACCAACGAGATCATGCTGCACCTCGCCGACCACCTGCGGCGACGCACCGGTTCGGCGAACCTCTGCCTGGCCGGTGGGGTGGCGCTCAACTGCGTGACAAACACCCTGCTGCTCGCCGAGTCCGGGTTCGAGAGCGTCTACGTGCAGCCGGCGGCGAACGACGCCGGGCTGGCGGTGGGCTCGGCGCTGTACGTGTGGAACGGCGAACTCGACCGGCCCCGGACAGCGCCGATGACGCACGCGTACTGGGGACCGGAGTTCTCGGACGAGGAGATCCGGGCGGAGCTGGACCGGCGCGAGCTGTCCTACACGGTCCCGGACGACATCGACGCCACGGTGGCGCGGCTGGTCGCCGAGGGCCGGGTGGTCGGCTACTTCCAGGGCCGGATGGAGCTGGGGCCGCGGGCGTTGGGCTGTCGCAGCATCGTGGCCGACCCGCGGGACCGCGCGATGCGCGAGATCCTCAACCAGAAGGTGAAGCACCGCGAGTACTTCCGGCCGCTCGCGCCGAGCGTGCTCGCGGAGGACGTCGCCGACTGGATGGAGGTGCCGGGGGACACCCTGGCGGCCGACATGATGCTGGTGACCTACCGGGCCAAGGAGGACAAGAAGCCGCTGATGGGGGCGGTGCTGCACGTCGACGACACCTGCCGGCTCCAGGCGGTGAGCGCGGCCACCAACCCCCGGTACCACCGGATGATCTCCGAGTTCAAGAAGATCACCGGGGTGCCGATGGTGCTCAACACGTCGTTCAACGACCAGGAGCCCATCATCTGCACGCCCGCGGACGCCATCGCCACGTTCGAGAAGACCCAGATCGACTATCTGGCTGCTGGTAGCTTTCTGGTCGCCAAGGTGTGA
- a CDS encoding arginine deiminase family protein, which yields MTTAVPPLVNAWNEWDPLEEIIVGRADGAAFEPVEPGSRPQLRDGSGGPFPTGPKPDDMVKGANEELDHLAEVLKGYGVTVRRPEAFDYTTSVKAPTFEVSNQYCGVCPRDVLITIGNEIIEATMSRRARFFEYLPYRPLIYHYWNNDPKMVWTAAPKPSMADDMYRQEFWDWPLEKRHAEMHNFEFCVTQDEVVFDAADMSRFGRDVIVQESMTTNRQGINWLRRHLEPKGLRVHTVHFPLDFFPSHIDCTFVPLRPGLILTNPDRPLREGEERLFLDNGWELLDAPTPSTDNHEMPLYCQSSKWLSMNVLSIAPDVVVCEEQEKPMHDLLEERGFEVVKVPFRKVYEYGGSLHCATWDVRRTGGAEDYFPNVKG from the coding sequence ATGACCACAGCAGTTCCCCCGCTGGTGAACGCCTGGAACGAGTGGGATCCGCTGGAGGAGATCATCGTCGGCCGCGCCGACGGGGCTGCCTTCGAGCCCGTGGAGCCCGGTTCCCGCCCCCAGCTGCGGGACGGTTCGGGTGGTCCCTTCCCCACCGGTCCGAAGCCCGACGACATGGTCAAGGGCGCGAACGAGGAGCTGGACCACCTGGCCGAGGTGCTCAAGGGGTACGGCGTCACGGTCCGCCGCCCCGAGGCGTTCGACTACACGACCTCCGTGAAGGCGCCGACCTTCGAGGTGTCGAACCAGTACTGCGGGGTCTGCCCCCGGGACGTGCTGATCACCATCGGCAACGAGATCATCGAGGCCACCATGTCCCGCCGGGCGCGGTTCTTCGAGTACCTGCCGTACCGGCCGTTGATCTACCACTACTGGAACAACGACCCGAAGATGGTGTGGACGGCCGCGCCGAAGCCGTCGATGGCCGACGACATGTACCGGCAGGAGTTCTGGGACTGGCCGCTGGAGAAGCGGCACGCCGAGATGCACAACTTCGAGTTCTGCGTCACCCAGGACGAGGTCGTCTTCGACGCCGCGGACATGAGCCGGTTCGGCCGGGACGTGATCGTCCAGGAGTCGATGACGACGAACCGGCAGGGCATCAACTGGCTCCGCCGGCACCTGGAGCCCAAGGGCCTGCGGGTGCACACCGTCCACTTCCCGCTGGACTTCTTCCCGTCGCACATCGACTGCACCTTCGTGCCGCTGCGGCCCGGCCTGATCCTGACCAACCCGGACCGCCCGCTGCGCGAGGGCGAGGAGCGGCTGTTCCTGGACAACGGCTGGGAGCTGCTGGACGCCCCCACGCCGAGCACCGACAACCACGAGATGCCGCTGTACTGCCAGTCGTCGAAGTGGCTGTCGATGAACGTGCTGAGCATCGCGCCGGACGTGGTGGTGTGCGAGGAGCAGGAGAAGCCCATGCACGACCTGCTGGAGGAACGCGGCTTCGAGGTGGTCAAGGTGCCGTTCCGCAAGGTCTACGAGTACGGCGGCTCGCTGCACTGCGCGACCTGGGACGTGCGGCGCACCGGCGGGGCCGAGGACTACTTCCCGAACGTGAAGGGGTGA
- a CDS encoding acyl-CoA dehydrogenase family protein codes for MSVDVDGPQADVLRQSRELLDRVVTPNAGAWDRAQEMDEKVAGLLGAQGLLVPSLPEQAGGRGFDADRLGRFNEQAGRACGSVRNLIGVQGMVAHALHRWAKPPVRDRWVPRLAAGDVYGSFALTEPHSGSDARAAATVAERRGGAVVLNGEKSWISFAARAGVFLVFARLDGHVAAIVVERDTPGVHVTPQVDLLGLRASHLAAVRFDDCVVPAEHVVAQGPLAFDAVATAALDHGRFSTAWGSVGLAAACLDAALDRAVTRQQFGAPIGDHQLVARMVTRMVCAVDAARMQCEAATRARSSGDRDAVRRTLIAKYVASENAFAVASDAVQVHGAYGCSAQSSVERHLRDAKIQCVIEGTSQIQETQISQLTLTSWRAAQRRSEALGPSDNGR; via the coding sequence GTGAGCGTCGACGTGGACGGGCCGCAGGCCGACGTGCTGCGGCAGAGCCGGGAGCTGCTGGACCGGGTGGTGACGCCGAACGCCGGGGCGTGGGACCGGGCACAGGAGATGGACGAGAAGGTCGCCGGGCTGCTCGGTGCCCAGGGCCTGCTGGTGCCGTCGCTGCCGGAGCAGGCCGGCGGCCGGGGCTTCGACGCCGACCGGCTCGGACGGTTCAACGAGCAGGCGGGTCGCGCGTGCGGCTCCGTCCGCAACCTGATCGGCGTGCAGGGCATGGTGGCGCACGCCCTGCACCGGTGGGCGAAACCGCCGGTGCGGGACCGCTGGGTGCCGCGGCTGGCCGCCGGTGACGTGTACGGGTCGTTCGCGCTCACCGAGCCGCACTCCGGCAGCGACGCCCGCGCGGCGGCCACGGTCGCCGAACGGCGGGGCGGAGCCGTGGTGCTCAACGGGGAGAAGTCGTGGATCAGCTTCGCCGCCCGGGCCGGCGTCTTCCTGGTCTTCGCCCGGCTGGACGGGCACGTGGCGGCGATCGTGGTGGAACGTGACACCCCCGGGGTGCACGTCACGCCGCAGGTCGATCTGCTGGGCCTGCGCGCCTCCCACCTCGCGGCGGTCCGCTTCGACGACTGTGTGGTCCCCGCCGAGCACGTCGTCGCCCAGGGGCCGTTGGCCTTCGACGCGGTGGCGACCGCCGCGTTGGACCACGGCCGGTTCAGCACCGCCTGGGGCAGCGTCGGCCTGGCGGCGGCCTGCCTCGACGCGGCCCTCGACCGGGCGGTCACGCGCCAGCAGTTCGGGGCGCCCATCGGGGACCACCAGCTCGTCGCCCGGATGGTCACCCGGATGGTGTGCGCGGTCGACGCCGCACGCATGCAGTGCGAGGCGGCGACCCGGGCGCGGAGTTCGGGGGACCGGGACGCGGTGCGCCGGACGCTGATCGCCAAGTACGTCGCGTCGGAGAACGCCTTCGCGGTGGCCTCCGACGCGGTGCAGGTGCACGGTGCCTACGGGTGCTCGGCGCAGAGCAGCGTCGAGCGGCACCTCCGGGACGCCAAGATCCAGTGCGTCATCGAGGGCACCTCGCAGATTCAGGAGACACAGATCAGCCAGCTGACACTGACGTCCTGGCGGGCCGCCCAGCGCCGATCGGAAGCCCTGGGGCCCTCGGACAACGGAAGGTGA
- a CDS encoding class-II aminoacyl-tRNA synthetase family protein: MTVTPPALTDPTVRVPLSRPLPVRLEAELGKRIHFISPDVRDFAFVRGDEGVEALELTLVPDPTDTVAHLTDKINRVVEREVRVQRSWRPKVLWTSARRGGQWPDPLPEMVRAGLVHAPGPGTMTFGDLMIRLVDHLDRQVRAIALGMPDSTEYRYPTLLPLEVLERQHYFESFPHFVMFVSRLHNDADNYETFLRRYREAGRRITPEIFSLCRDDRYCLPPTMCYHTFNQLAGTSVDQRVVTSRGKSFRFESRYESGLDRLWDFTIRETVFLGSEEYVVESRRRFLEAAFALVDQLGLAARCEVANDHFFGDASKDSVLSQRLMELKYELVADVADGRSIAVGSFNLHGSHFGEVFDITRAGAGGPGHTGCVGFGLERLAYAFVTQHGFEPRNWPEAVRVGVAQ; the protein is encoded by the coding sequence GTGACCGTGACGCCACCCGCCCTGACGGACCCGACCGTCCGCGTTCCGCTGTCCCGGCCACTGCCGGTGCGGCTCGAGGCCGAGTTGGGCAAGCGGATCCACTTCATCAGCCCGGACGTCCGGGACTTCGCGTTCGTGCGCGGCGACGAGGGTGTCGAGGCGCTGGAGCTGACGCTCGTCCCGGATCCGACGGACACCGTCGCGCACCTCACCGACAAGATCAACCGGGTGGTGGAGCGGGAGGTGCGGGTCCAGCGCAGCTGGCGGCCCAAGGTGCTGTGGACCTCCGCGCGACGCGGCGGACAGTGGCCGGATCCGCTGCCGGAGATGGTGCGGGCCGGCCTCGTGCACGCGCCCGGACCAGGCACGATGACCTTCGGTGACCTGATGATCAGGCTGGTCGACCACCTGGACCGGCAGGTGCGGGCCATCGCGCTGGGCATGCCGGACAGCACCGAGTACCGCTATCCGACGCTGCTCCCGCTGGAGGTGCTCGAACGGCAGCACTACTTCGAGTCGTTCCCGCACTTCGTCATGTTCGTCTCGCGCCTGCACAACGACGCGGACAACTACGAGACGTTCCTGCGCCGCTACCGCGAGGCCGGGCGGCGCATCACGCCGGAGATCTTCAGCCTGTGCCGGGACGACCGGTACTGCCTCCCGCCGACCATGTGCTACCACACCTTCAACCAGCTCGCCGGCACCTCGGTGGACCAGCGGGTGGTGACCTCGCGCGGCAAGAGCTTCCGGTTCGAGTCCCGCTACGAGTCGGGGCTGGACCGGCTCTGGGACTTCACCATCCGGGAGACGGTGTTCCTCGGCTCCGAGGAGTACGTCGTCGAGTCCCGGCGGCGGTTCCTGGAGGCGGCGTTCGCGCTGGTGGACCAGTTGGGGCTCGCCGCCCGCTGCGAGGTCGCCAACGACCACTTCTTCGGCGACGCCTCCAAGGACAGCGTGCTCTCGCAGCGGCTGATGGAGCTCAAGTACGAGCTGGTGGCCGACGTCGCCGACGGGCGCAGCATCGCGGTGGGCTCGTTCAACCTGCACGGCAGCCACTTCGGCGAGGTGTTCGACATCACCCGGGCCGGTGCTGGCGGCCCCGGGCACACCGGCTGCGTCGGCTTCGGCCTGGAACGCCTGGCGTACGCGTTCGTCACGCAGCACGGGTTCGAGCCGCGGAACTGGCCGGAGGCGGTCCGGGTGGGGGTTGCGCAGTGA
- a CDS encoding non-ribosomal peptide synthetase produces the protein MDGAVWGRPETKADVVSGAVRLDMVEARRRARALAGTLLARGLDPSAESPVAVCLPRSADLVVAYLAVAMAGGVIAPIDPTLPELRRRDILRQLRPAFAIAAPTVADAFAVDCAVLAPDAWSGVTAADVEAARSALDVPAPDDRALYMIFTSGTTGVPKGVVCTAANLEHLLRWSLDDHDFGDGARISVTVSPGFDVSIWEHFVAFAADASLHVVDDELRLDPQALRAAWARHDVTHSFVSPQLAEELVALDWTDQPTSLRELYAGGDRLRKRPPATLPFPLVNLYGPTECTVISTGGVVRPADDTNADTYPDIGVGLPGLSIAVVDDELRPVPAGTRGQLCIGGPQVTRGYLNDDELTAEKFRLLAGPDGVTRRYYCTGDQVTENPDGTLQFHGRTDGQIKVGGVRLEIGEIEAALTAHPAVDRAVALTVTHPRSGNLRVASTVVTATGITAREIKDWLAARLPRAAVPASVLFRDRMPLTHNGKTDMRALRAEHEAALRDAVATLDEAVDGGTDTDDHAYVFPVNQEQRSLWFLWHVAPRSPRYNVTAAFVVEGALDEARLRTAVGSVVRAHPSVVASFREGRDGALELVAEAKARHAGGDLVQVFDPVASLAAAVRTADEQYNEPFDLLTGPLMRVALIPVAQTDTAVLQLVLHHTVADGVSIQGLLEKITESYHGRTLPARPARVDGQPPGVDTPPGVVAFWEGRRDTYRPLRLRREFDPELADGSAVEIRSTGRLGERLREAAARAHTTPFRLMLTAWMIAAGRWAGQDALTVGVPAHGRSSSDASSVGMYVNTLPVTVPLRDLDFADVLAAVETELALTDEHHAPFSVIARAGRSASPLAFDIVNSTFSLELPLRLGIGDRATRLQPRLDSCPYPLSVFADPLSGDEVNVFAQFGRGCVDAAEVRGMVAAFLAQLAHQADATPDRPGVAARPRRIEDEAPAAAPVGPSTAALAAVTQAWESVLGLANLPPEADFFELGGDSLAALRIVGQLSAAGYPLSLADFFRCPSIAEQASTMGADDGHR, from the coding sequence GTGGACGGCGCCGTGTGGGGCCGTCCGGAAACGAAGGCCGATGTCGTCAGTGGCGCGGTCCGCCTCGACATGGTCGAGGCCCGACGACGGGCCAGGGCACTGGCCGGCACGTTGCTCGCGCGGGGGCTGGATCCGTCGGCCGAGTCGCCGGTGGCCGTCTGCCTGCCCCGGTCGGCCGACCTGGTGGTCGCCTATCTGGCGGTCGCGATGGCCGGCGGTGTCATCGCGCCGATCGATCCGACCCTTCCCGAGCTGCGCCGACGGGACATCCTGCGCCAGTTGCGGCCGGCGTTCGCGATCGCCGCGCCGACCGTGGCGGACGCCTTCGCCGTCGACTGCGCGGTCCTCGCGCCGGACGCCTGGTCGGGCGTGACCGCGGCGGACGTCGAGGCCGCCCGGTCCGCGCTGGACGTCCCCGCCCCGGACGACCGCGCCCTCTACATGATCTTCACGTCCGGCACCACCGGCGTGCCGAAGGGGGTCGTCTGCACCGCGGCGAACCTCGAACACCTGCTGCGCTGGAGCCTCGACGACCACGACTTCGGCGACGGCGCGCGGATCTCGGTGACCGTCTCACCCGGGTTCGACGTCTCCATCTGGGAGCACTTCGTGGCGTTCGCCGCGGACGCCTCGCTGCACGTGGTCGACGACGAACTCCGCCTCGACCCGCAGGCGCTGCGCGCGGCGTGGGCCCGGCACGACGTGACGCACTCCTTCGTGTCCCCGCAGTTGGCCGAGGAACTCGTCGCCCTGGACTGGACCGACCAGCCGACCAGCCTGCGCGAGCTGTACGCGGGCGGGGACCGGCTCCGCAAGCGGCCCCCGGCCACCCTGCCGTTCCCCCTGGTCAACCTGTACGGGCCGACCGAGTGCACGGTGATCTCGACCGGTGGCGTGGTGCGGCCCGCCGACGACACGAACGCCGACACCTACCCCGACATCGGGGTCGGGCTGCCCGGGCTGTCCATCGCCGTGGTCGACGACGAGCTGCGGCCGGTGCCGGCGGGCACCCGTGGCCAGTTGTGCATCGGTGGGCCGCAGGTGACCCGGGGTTACCTGAACGACGACGAGCTGACCGCAGAGAAGTTCCGGCTGCTCGCCGGGCCGGACGGCGTCACCCGGCGGTACTACTGCACCGGTGACCAGGTCACCGAGAACCCGGACGGCACCCTCCAGTTCCACGGTCGCACCGACGGCCAGATCAAGGTCGGCGGCGTCCGGCTCGAGATCGGCGAGATCGAGGCCGCGCTCACCGCCCACCCCGCGGTGGACCGCGCCGTGGCGCTGACGGTCACCCATCCCAGGTCGGGCAACCTGCGGGTCGCGTCCACCGTGGTGACCGCCACCGGGATCACGGCACGGGAGATCAAGGACTGGCTGGCGGCACGGTTGCCGCGGGCCGCGGTGCCCGCGTCGGTGCTGTTCCGCGACCGGATGCCGCTGACGCACAACGGCAAGACGGACATGCGTGCGTTGCGCGCCGAGCACGAGGCGGCCCTGCGGGACGCGGTGGCGACGCTGGACGAGGCGGTCGACGGCGGCACCGACACCGACGACCACGCCTACGTCTTCCCCGTCAACCAGGAGCAACGCAGCCTGTGGTTTCTCTGGCACGTCGCGCCGAGGTCGCCCCGGTACAACGTCACGGCCGCCTTCGTGGTCGAGGGCGCCCTCGACGAGGCACGGCTGCGGACGGCTGTCGGGTCCGTGGTGCGGGCGCACCCCTCCGTCGTCGCGTCGTTCCGGGAGGGCCGGGACGGCGCGCTGGAACTGGTCGCCGAGGCGAAGGCCCGTCACGCCGGCGGCGACCTGGTGCAGGTCTTCGACCCGGTGGCCAGCCTGGCGGCAGCGGTGCGGACCGCGGACGAGCAGTACAACGAGCCGTTCGACCTGCTCACCGGGCCGCTGATGCGGGTGGCGTTGATCCCGGTGGCGCAGACGGACACCGCCGTCCTGCAACTCGTCCTGCACCACACGGTCGCCGACGGCGTGTCGATCCAGGGCCTCCTGGAGAAGATCACCGAGAGTTACCACGGCCGGACGCTGCCCGCCCGGCCGGCACGGGTCGACGGGCAGCCGCCGGGCGTCGACACCCCGCCCGGGGTCGTCGCGTTCTGGGAGGGCCGGCGCGACACGTACCGGCCGCTCCGGCTGCGCCGCGAGTTCGACCCGGAGCTGGCCGACGGCAGCGCCGTCGAGATCCGCAGCACCGGCCGGCTGGGTGAGCGGCTCCGGGAGGCGGCGGCCCGCGCGCACACCACGCCGTTCCGGCTCATGCTGACGGCCTGGATGATCGCTGCCGGCCGGTGGGCCGGTCAGGACGCGCTGACCGTCGGCGTGCCCGCGCACGGGCGGTCCAGCAGCGACGCCTCGTCGGTCGGCATGTACGTCAACACGTTGCCGGTGACCGTGCCGCTGCGGGACCTGGACTTCGCCGACGTCCTGGCGGCGGTCGAGACCGAGCTGGCGCTGACCGACGAGCACCACGCGCCGTTCAGCGTGATCGCCCGCGCCGGACGCAGCGCGTCGCCGCTCGCGTTCGACATCGTGAACAGCACCTTCAGCCTGGAGCTGCCGCTGCGGTTGGGCATCGGCGACCGGGCCACCCGGCTGCAGCCGCGACTCGACTCGTGCCCGTACCCGTTGAGTGTCTTCGCCGATCCGCTCAGCGGCGACGAGGTGAACGTGTTCGCCCAGTTCGGCCGGGGCTGCGTCGACGCGGCGGAGGTGCGGGGGATGGTCGCGGCCTTCCTGGCGCAGCTCGCCCACCAGGCCGACGCCACGCCCGACCGCCCCGGGGTGGCGGCCCGGCCCCGGCGGATCGAGGACGAGGCCCCGGCGGCGGCGCCGGTGGGGCCGTCGACGGCGGCGCTCGCCGCGGTCACCCAGGCCTGGGAGAGCGTCCTCGGGCTCGCCAACCTGCCGCCGGAGGCGGACTTCTTCGAGCTGGGCGGTGACTCGCTGGCCGCGCTGCGGATCGTCGGCCAGCTCTCCGCCGCCGGCTATCCGCTGTCACTCGCCGACTTCTTCCGCTGTCCGAGCATTGCTGAGCAGGCCTCGACGATGGGAGCGGACGATGGGCACCGGTGA
- a CDS encoding phosphopantetheine-binding protein — protein MDRTAQIRQFLAEHIAEPVADEDDIFALGLVNSMFVVQLVAFLEETFDLQIDGDDLVFENFRSVKDIDALVLRLTGP, from the coding sequence GTGGATCGCACAGCCCAGATTCGCCAGTTCCTGGCCGAGCACATCGCCGAGCCGGTGGCCGACGAGGACGACATCTTCGCCCTGGGGCTGGTGAACTCGATGTTCGTCGTCCAGCTGGTGGCGTTCCTCGAGGAGACCTTCGACCTCCAGATCGACGGTGACGACCTCGTGTTCGAGAACTTCCGGTCGGTGAAGGACATCGACGCCCTCGTGCTCCGGCTGACCGGGCCGTGA
- a CDS encoding 2-isopropylmalate synthase, protein MGTGDAGNTGAAVAGRPFWQRQRPSGMPHQKYRPGGDPGVRLGVGRSWPDREITEAPLWVPVDLRDGNQALVEPMTPERKLRMFELMVRMGYKEIEVGYPAASELDFRFVRVLAERDLIPDDVTIVVFTPAREDAIERTIDSLEGVRSAVVHLCVATAPLWREIVLRRDREELLELVASSARQVEKQSQGRYRFQFSPEAFTSTEVDFAVEVCNLVTGIWEASPERPVVLNLPATVEVTGPHHFADRIEYVHRALDRRDGVILSLHPHNDRGTGVAAAELGLLAGAQRVEGCLFGNGERTGNVCLVTLALNLFSRGVDPMIDFSELDHARRVVEECTGIPVHPRHPYGGDLVFTAFSGTHQDAIRKGLDAQLTPAEPGQVKPWQVPYVPVDPADLGRPYDRLIRVNSQSGKSGIAHVLRSVSGLFPPPDLQRDFAAAVQVVAEAHGEIPPPVLWTAFRELYFFDEPDNRVEEWVAGDDGAYEARLRLGGVPVTTRVSATDPAADAVELIARATGATGLVRRTAQQVAEVAGRTVQACYAEVAVGDRTGWGCATSGDSVQSIFLAVLAAHRSLRREPEAAGSGADVVLAALRRHPGRG, encoded by the coding sequence ATGGGCACCGGTGACGCGGGGAACACCGGGGCGGCCGTGGCCGGGCGGCCGTTCTGGCAGCGCCAGCGGCCCAGCGGCATGCCCCACCAGAAGTACCGGCCCGGCGGCGACCCCGGAGTGCGGCTGGGGGTCGGGCGGTCCTGGCCGGACCGCGAGATCACCGAGGCGCCGCTGTGGGTGCCGGTCGACCTGCGGGACGGCAACCAGGCCCTGGTCGAGCCGATGACGCCGGAGCGCAAGCTCCGGATGTTCGAGCTGATGGTCCGGATGGGCTACAAGGAGATCGAGGTCGGCTACCCCGCCGCGAGTGAGCTCGACTTCCGGTTCGTCCGGGTGCTGGCGGAGCGGGACCTCATCCCGGACGACGTCACGATCGTGGTGTTCACGCCCGCGCGGGAGGACGCCATCGAGCGGACGATCGACTCGCTGGAGGGGGTCCGGTCGGCGGTCGTGCACCTCTGCGTGGCGACCGCGCCGCTGTGGCGGGAGATCGTGCTGCGCCGTGACCGCGAGGAGCTGCTCGAACTGGTCGCCTCTTCGGCACGGCAGGTGGAGAAGCAGTCGCAGGGCCGGTACCGGTTCCAGTTCTCGCCCGAGGCGTTCACCTCCACCGAGGTCGACTTCGCGGTCGAGGTGTGCAACCTGGTGACCGGCATCTGGGAGGCGTCGCCGGAGCGGCCGGTCGTGCTGAACCTGCCCGCGACGGTGGAGGTCACCGGGCCGCACCACTTCGCCGACCGGATCGAGTACGTGCACCGCGCGCTCGACCGGCGGGACGGGGTGATCCTCTCCCTGCACCCGCACAACGACCGGGGCACCGGTGTCGCCGCCGCCGAGCTGGGCCTCCTGGCCGGGGCGCAGCGGGTGGAGGGCTGCCTCTTCGGCAACGGCGAGCGGACCGGCAACGTCTGCCTGGTCACCCTGGCGCTCAACCTCTTCTCCCGGGGGGTCGATCCGATGATCGACTTCTCGGAGCTGGACCACGCGCGGCGGGTCGTCGAGGAGTGCACCGGCATTCCGGTGCACCCACGGCACCCGTACGGCGGCGACCTCGTCTTCACCGCGTTCTCCGGCACCCACCAGGACGCGATCCGCAAGGGCCTCGACGCCCAGTTGACGCCGGCCGAGCCGGGGCAGGTCAAGCCGTGGCAGGTGCCGTACGTCCCGGTCGACCCGGCCGACCTCGGCCGACCGTACGACCGGCTGATCCGGGTCAACAGCCAGTCGGGCAAGTCCGGGATCGCGCACGTGCTCCGTTCGGTCAGCGGGCTGTTCCCCCCGCCCGACCTCCAGCGGGACTTCGCCGCGGCGGTGCAGGTGGTGGCCGAGGCGCACGGGGAGATCCCGCCGCCGGTGCTGTGGACGGCCTTCCGGGAGCTGTACTTCTTCGACGAGCCGGACAACCGGGTCGAGGAGTGGGTCGCGGGCGACGACGGGGCCTACGAGGCCCGGCTGCGGCTCGGTGGCGTCCCGGTCACCACGCGGGTGTCCGCCACCGATCCGGCGGCCGACGCCGTCGAGCTGATCGCCCGGGCCACCGGTGCGACGGGCCTGGTCCGGCGGACCGCGCAGCAGGTCGCCGAGGTGGCGGGCCGGACCGTGCAGGCGTGTTACGCCGAGGTCGCGGTCGGTGACCGTACCGGCTGGGGATGCGCCACCAGCGGGGACTCCGTACAGTCGATCTTCCTGGCCGTGCTCGCCGCGCACCGGTCGCTGCGACGGGAGCCGGAGGCGGCGGGCAGCGGTGCCGACGTGGTCCTCGCAGCGCTGCGACGACACCCGGGTCGGGGCTGA